A stretch of Grus americana isolate bGruAme1 chromosome 24, bGruAme1.mat, whole genome shotgun sequence DNA encodes these proteins:
- the TTC12 gene encoding tetratricopeptide repeat protein 12 isoform X1: MAVSSVVCVTTPPSAPPADAAARAWLARVVPTVTVRTLLRIFWSGRLLRRVSSVGFLGLAMLADEEQEEEFQRFLRRVDDITNLVQGLNSTDPTVKEETIVETEKRLHDQEASKEEENKTVVNRTVINTQASDVANAEAVNADAFLAILEKDAKERAKRRKRNEHIANALKEKGNDAFRKGHYVIAVQRYTEGLEKLKDKQELYTNRAQAYLKMHEYEKAIGDCEWALKCNEKCIKAYFLMGKAHLALKHYNESRQCYEKILQIDLQKESLFKDCMNEVNLEEKKKKDEERAMKEVQCGKLAALSIKELLQKLDRPDQNILYYTGGIKLLTGAVKDCTEQTLFRTNNGFSILKVNEVVRRGFCAERKNTAEVDLSVTLLFLWQAVCAGNEENQRLLLTHPDVNAQLPKLLSCGISEIQKETLALISLYSENENGRRLLVRHQDLTKWLQILMTFVNSTDARASSAMNILSDLTKEERFKTQCRVRLSTDVLPLFTQLLTSAKLVNQAALAHCIGVMGDLCADVVIRMQMAECKECWQACLKLVDECFDVSTPKYQDCLFAVLGLMMNLLLESNVIIQDFAVEISGSCMSLLRDKDGRIVTRAIGVLSRILPASSSAVEEVVKGGVVKKMIKFLKAGGEITSNYGIKTLSICTRNNRQAQEDLVKSDKGFRVLLQLLDSENEMIVGNAAFCLGQCLVVPGAATSLLNSNVVMILLKHAGGDATRTSVQENAAIALGKLCIAEPRHIFQLRKLNGLAILNSCMKYVHSI; this comes from the exons ATGGCGGTCAGCTCCGTCGTTTGCGTAACCACGCCCCCAAGTGCCCCTCCCGCCGACGCTGCGGCAAGAGCTTGGCTGGCGCGCGTGGTCCCCACGGTAACGGTGCGGACGCTGCTGCGTATCTTCTGGTCCGGCCGGCTCCTCCGGCGGGTCTCTTCGGTCGGTTTCCTCGGCCTGGCCATGCTGGCCGacgaggagcaggaggaggagttCCAGCGGTTCCTCCGCCGTGTGGACGACATCA CCAATTTAGTGCAAGGCTTGAACTCTACAGACCCAACCGTCAAGGAAGAAACCATTgttgaaacagagaaaaggctCCATGATCAAGAAGCtagcaaggaggaagaaaacaagactgTGGTGAACAGAACAGTCATCAACACGCAAGCTTct gatgTGGCAAATGCAGAGGCAGTGAATGCAG ATGCCTTTCTGGCAATTTTGGAAAAGGATGCAAAAGAACGAGCTAAACgaaggaagagaaatgaacACATAGCAAATG ctctgaaagagaagggaaatgatGCCTTCAGGAAAGGACACTATGTCATAGCCGTTCAGAGGTACACTGAAGGtctggaaaaactgaaagatAAGCAGGAACTTTACACAAACAGAGCACAG GCCTATCTGAAGATGCATGAGTATGAAAAAGCCATTGGTGATTGTGAATGGGCATTAAAG tgcaatgaaaaatgtattaaagcCTATTTTCTAATGGGGAAAGCTCACCTGGCACTTAAACACTACAATGAG TCCAGGCAGTGTTATGAGAAGATCTTACAAATTGATCTCCAAAAGGAAAGCCTATTTAAAG ATTGTATGAACGAGGTAaacttggaggagaaaaaaaagaaagatgaagagagaGCAATGAAGGAAGTTCAGTGTGGAAAGCTGGCTGCTCTGTCCATAAAAGAACTGCTGCAGAAACTTGATAGGCCTGACCAGAATATCCTCTACTATACAGGAGGGATCAAACTTTTGACAGGAGCTGTGAAAGACT GCACTGAGCAAACTTTATTTAGAACAAACAATGGATTCAGTATCCTCAAAGTCAACGAGGTTGTAAGACG GGGCTTctgtgcagagagaaaaaacaccGCTGAAGTGGATCTGTCTGTtactcttctcttcctttggcAAGCTGTCTGTGCTGGGAATG aagaaaatcagcGTCTTCTATTGACTCACCCTGATGTCAATGCACAGCTGCCAAAACTGCTTTCTTGTGGGATATCAGAGATCCAAAAGGAGACATTGGCACTAATCTCTCTTTACTCAGAGAATGAGAATGGGAGGAGACTGCTGGTCAGGCACCAGGACCTAACTAA atgGCTGCAGATTTTGATGACGTTTGTCAACAGCACTGATGCCAGGGCTAGCAGTGCCATGAACATACTATCTGATTTAACTAAAGAGGAAAG GTTCAAAACCCAGTGTCGTGTCAGGCTTTCCACAGATGTTTTACCTTTATTCACCCAGTTGCTG ACCTCTGCCAAGCTGGTGAACCAGGCAGCCCTTGCCCATTGCATTGGCGTCATGGGGGATCTGTGTGCAGATGTGGTCATTCGAATGCAGATGGCCGAGTGCAAAGAGTGCTGGCAAGCGTGCTTAAAGCTTGTG GATGAATGCTTTGATGTCAGCACGCCCAAATACCAGGATTGCTTGTTTGCAGTGCTGGGCCTAATGATGAACTTACTGCTTGAATCAAATGTGATCATCCAG GACTTTGCTGTGGAGATAAGTGGCAGCTGCATGTCTCTCCTCAGGGATAAGGATGGAAGGATTGTGACA AGAGCCATTGGAGTGCTAAGTCGCATCCTGCCAGCATCCTCCTCGGCAGTAGAAGAAGTAGTGAAAGGAGGGGTGGTGAAGAAAATGATCAAATTCTTGAAA gctggaggagagatCACATCCAATTATGGTATAAAGACCCTTTCCATCTGCACCAGAAATAATAGACAAGCTCAAGAAGATCTAGTGAAGTCAGATAAAG GGTTccgtgtgctgctgcagcttttggACTCAGAGAATGAAATGATTGtgggaaatgctgctttctgccttggCCAGTGCCTTGTAGTTCCTGGAGCGGCGACATCCTTACTGAATTCCAATGTTGTGATGATTTTGTTGAAACATGCTGGTGGTGATGCTACAAGAACTTCAGTGCAGGAGAATGCAGCAATTGCTCTGGGGAAGCTTTGCATTGCTGAACCAAG GCATATTTTTCAACTGCGGAAACTCAATGGACTGGCCATCCTGAACTCCTGTATGAAATACGTGCATAGCATCTGA
- the TTC12 gene encoding tetratricopeptide repeat protein 12 isoform X2 has translation MAVSSVVCVTTPPSAPPADAAARAWLARVVPTVTVRTLLRIFWSGRLLRRVSSVGFLGLAMLADEEQEEEFQRFLRRVDDITNLVQGLNSTDPTVKEETIVETEKRLHDQEASKEEENKTVVNRTVINTQASDVANAEAVNADAFLAILEKDAKERAKRRKRNEHIANALKEKGNDAFRKGHYVIAVQRYTEGLEKLKDKQELYTNRAQAYLKMHEYEKAIGDCEWALKCNEKCIKAYFLMGKAHLALKHYNESRQCYEKILQIDLQKESLFKDCMNEVNLEEKKKKDEERAMKEVQCGKLAALSIKELLQKLDRPDQNILYYTGGIKLLTGAVKDCTEQTLFRTNNGFSILKVNEVVRRGFCAERKNTAEVDLSVTLLFLWQAVCAGNEENQRLLLTHPDVNAQLPKLLSCGISEIQKETLALISLYSENENGRRLLVRHQDLTKWLQILMTFVNSTDARASSAMNILSDLTKEERFKTQCRVRLSTDVLPLFTQLLTSAKLVNQAALAHCIGVMGDLCADVVIRMQMAECKECWQACLKLVDECFDVSTPKYQDCLFAVLGLMMNLLLESNVIIQDFAVEISGSCMSLLRDKDGRIVTRAIGVLSRILPASSSAVEEVVKGGVVKKMIKFLKGSVCCCSFWTQRMK, from the exons ATGGCGGTCAGCTCCGTCGTTTGCGTAACCACGCCCCCAAGTGCCCCTCCCGCCGACGCTGCGGCAAGAGCTTGGCTGGCGCGCGTGGTCCCCACGGTAACGGTGCGGACGCTGCTGCGTATCTTCTGGTCCGGCCGGCTCCTCCGGCGGGTCTCTTCGGTCGGTTTCCTCGGCCTGGCCATGCTGGCCGacgaggagcaggaggaggagttCCAGCGGTTCCTCCGCCGTGTGGACGACATCA CCAATTTAGTGCAAGGCTTGAACTCTACAGACCCAACCGTCAAGGAAGAAACCATTgttgaaacagagaaaaggctCCATGATCAAGAAGCtagcaaggaggaagaaaacaagactgTGGTGAACAGAACAGTCATCAACACGCAAGCTTct gatgTGGCAAATGCAGAGGCAGTGAATGCAG ATGCCTTTCTGGCAATTTTGGAAAAGGATGCAAAAGAACGAGCTAAACgaaggaagagaaatgaacACATAGCAAATG ctctgaaagagaagggaaatgatGCCTTCAGGAAAGGACACTATGTCATAGCCGTTCAGAGGTACACTGAAGGtctggaaaaactgaaagatAAGCAGGAACTTTACACAAACAGAGCACAG GCCTATCTGAAGATGCATGAGTATGAAAAAGCCATTGGTGATTGTGAATGGGCATTAAAG tgcaatgaaaaatgtattaaagcCTATTTTCTAATGGGGAAAGCTCACCTGGCACTTAAACACTACAATGAG TCCAGGCAGTGTTATGAGAAGATCTTACAAATTGATCTCCAAAAGGAAAGCCTATTTAAAG ATTGTATGAACGAGGTAaacttggaggagaaaaaaaagaaagatgaagagagaGCAATGAAGGAAGTTCAGTGTGGAAAGCTGGCTGCTCTGTCCATAAAAGAACTGCTGCAGAAACTTGATAGGCCTGACCAGAATATCCTCTACTATACAGGAGGGATCAAACTTTTGACAGGAGCTGTGAAAGACT GCACTGAGCAAACTTTATTTAGAACAAACAATGGATTCAGTATCCTCAAAGTCAACGAGGTTGTAAGACG GGGCTTctgtgcagagagaaaaaacaccGCTGAAGTGGATCTGTCTGTtactcttctcttcctttggcAAGCTGTCTGTGCTGGGAATG aagaaaatcagcGTCTTCTATTGACTCACCCTGATGTCAATGCACAGCTGCCAAAACTGCTTTCTTGTGGGATATCAGAGATCCAAAAGGAGACATTGGCACTAATCTCTCTTTACTCAGAGAATGAGAATGGGAGGAGACTGCTGGTCAGGCACCAGGACCTAACTAA atgGCTGCAGATTTTGATGACGTTTGTCAACAGCACTGATGCCAGGGCTAGCAGTGCCATGAACATACTATCTGATTTAACTAAAGAGGAAAG GTTCAAAACCCAGTGTCGTGTCAGGCTTTCCACAGATGTTTTACCTTTATTCACCCAGTTGCTG ACCTCTGCCAAGCTGGTGAACCAGGCAGCCCTTGCCCATTGCATTGGCGTCATGGGGGATCTGTGTGCAGATGTGGTCATTCGAATGCAGATGGCCGAGTGCAAAGAGTGCTGGCAAGCGTGCTTAAAGCTTGTG GATGAATGCTTTGATGTCAGCACGCCCAAATACCAGGATTGCTTGTTTGCAGTGCTGGGCCTAATGATGAACTTACTGCTTGAATCAAATGTGATCATCCAG GACTTTGCTGTGGAGATAAGTGGCAGCTGCATGTCTCTCCTCAGGGATAAGGATGGAAGGATTGTGACA AGAGCCATTGGAGTGCTAAGTCGCATCCTGCCAGCATCCTCCTCGGCAGTAGAAGAAGTAGTGAAAGGAGGGGTGGTGAAGAAAATGATCAAATTCTTGAAA GGTTccgtgtgctgctgcagcttttggACTCAGAGAATGAAATGA